A region of the Cannabis sativa cultivar Pink pepper isolate KNU-18-1 chromosome 3, ASM2916894v1, whole genome shotgun sequence genome:
GAATGctattaaattttgttaaagGATACACTTCGTATGAAAGTATTAGAACGGTGAATGGAGTGACATATTCAACTTTCAAGGGTGCATGTTATGCTTTGGGATTATTAGATGATGACAAAGAATGGATTGACTGCTTGACTGAAGCTGCAATTTGGGTTACTGGAAATGAATTAAGGCATCTTTTTGTAATAATCCTCATTCATTCATTGGCAAGTTTCTGATGCGACAAAACTTTGGCAATCAAACTACACTACATTGTCAGAAGACATTGTTATATTACAAAGAAAAAGATTTAGAATTAAGGATCTTCAACTAAATGATCAACAAGTTGAAGCATACACATTGTTTGAAATTAAAAGTATCATGCAAAAGATGGGAAAAGGTTTGAAAGACTTAGAAGGAATGCCCTTGCCTAATTCGTCTTTGATGAGAGAATCAGGTAATAGATTGGTAAATGAAGAGTTGGCTTATGATAGAGAGAAATTAAAAATCCTCCATGACAAATCATTTGTTGTTCTAAATCCTTCCCAAAAATCAGCTTATGAAGCAATACTACAATCTGTAGAGAATGAAGAAggtcaattatttttcatcagTGGACATGGTGGTATAGGCAAAATATTTCTATGGAATACACTTATTGCAAAACTCATATCAGAATCGAAAATAGTCTTGCCAGTTGCAACTTCAGGCATAGCATCTTTGTTATTGCCTAATGGCAGGACCGCTCATTCAAGGTTTCATATTCCCTTGGAGGTTTCAGCTGAGTCAACTTGTGAAATTCGACATGGCACCCTACTATCTGAACTCTTGATGAAGACTTCATTGATCATTTAGGATGAAGCACCCATGGCAAATAAGTACTACTTTGAAGCTTTAGATAAGACCTTAAGAGATATTCTAAGAATAAGGTATGAGAATAGCACTACCAAACCTTTTGGAGGACTTACAATAATATGCGGAGGAGATTTTTGGCAAATATTGCTAGTTGTGCCAAAGGATACAAGAGCATATATTGTTGACGCATCTCTTAATTTATCCTACCTATGgccattttttaaaatatatgagctGCACCAAAATATGAGGCTCTATAATGGAAGTGTCGATGAATATGAGGTTGCTAAAATAGCCTCTTTCGACAAATGGTTGTTGCAGATTGGGGATGGTTCATTATATGATGACATTGATAAAGAACTTATTAAAATTCCATCTGATATCCATAAATACCCATCTGATGATCCCATGAATTCTGTTGCGAAGCTATCTACCCTTCATTATTGCATAATTATAATGACCCAACCTATTTGAAAGAAAGAGCAATACTAACTTCAAAAAATGAAGTGGTCCATGAGTTGAATGAGATGATTATGAATATGATACTAGGAGAAGGGAGGACTTATTTAAGCTCAGACAGTATATGCAAAGCAAGCATAAACACAAATGAAGAGGATCTTTTGTATCCAACTGAGTTTTTGCATAGTTTGAAATTTAATGGCATCTCAAATCATTACATAAACCTAAAGGAAGGTGCTCCAGTAATGCTCCTCAGAAATCTAAATCAAACAAAAGGTTTATGCAATGACACAAGACTGATTGTCACTCGTCTTGGTAAATGGTCAATTAGAGGTGATATCATCTCAAGAACAAACATTGGTCAAAATGTACAATTCCAAGAATAATCATGTCCTCGAATGAATCGAAGTGGCCATTTTAAGCTTAATAGAAGACAACTCATGTTGGCACCATGCTTTGCCATGACTATAAATAAAAGTCAAGGACAATCGCTCAAACATGTCAGATTATATCTTCCTAAGCATGTATTCACTCATGGCCAATTATATGTCACAGTGTCTCGAGTCACTACAAGAGaaggattaacaataaatgctGATAATGAGGTGGAAGACCCaacattcataaaaaatatcGTGTATAAAGAAGTATTTCAAAGTACTTCTCATCATCCCGCAAAAGAAAGGTATCACAATttcacacttttatttttattacaaagACAAACTCAACTTCATACTCTACTTATCATTTTAATTATCTATTTGCTTAATCAACAGGAAAAACagtaacacaaaaaaaaattcatcgTGGAAAAAAGTAGTTCATGAATCATGAGCTCCCTttcaaaattacaatttaaGGTACACAATTCCTATCATCATAATTTGTTCGACATAATCTTTTTATgtacatatttatattaaaaaaaattcaaacactAACATTTTTGTATAATTCTTATTTTAAGTTTTCAAAAGCAGAAATGTTGCGTGTGGTCCCTTTTACAACTCTTATCCTATATTTATATTTGTGAGAAGGCATTCAACTTTTGTTTACACGCTCCGTttaataaacttttatttttaatttattttattgtaaaga
Encoded here:
- the LOC133035978 gene encoding uncharacterized protein LOC133035978, producing the protein MANKYYFEALDKTLRDILRIRYENSTTKPFGGLTIICGGDFWQILLVVPKDTRAYIVDASLNLSYLWPFFKIYELHQNMRLYNGSVDEYEVAKIASFDKWLLQIGDGSLYDDIDKELIKIPSDIHKYPSDDPMNSVAKLSTLHYCIIIMTQPI